Proteins from a genomic interval of Leptospira bandrabouensis:
- a CDS encoding flagellin produces the protein MIINHNVSAIFAHRTLKSNDANLSKDIEKLSSGMRINKAGDDASGLAVSEKMRTQIAGLRRAEQNTEDGMSLIQTAEGYLQETHEIVQRVRVLAVQAANGIYSEEDRQQIQVEVSQLVDEIDRIASQAEFNKMKLLTGAFARLNPTASMWFHIGANMHQRERVYIETMNTAALGLRNPTVLTFISLSTAGKANSVIGLCDDALRVISKQRADLGAYYNRMEHAAKGLMNAYENTQASESRIRDTDMAEQMTSFTRYQILTQAATSMLAQANMKSQSVMRLLQ, from the coding sequence ATGATTATCAACCACAACGTAAGTGCGATCTTTGCACACAGAACTTTGAAGTCTAACGACGCGAATCTGAGCAAAGATATCGAAAAGTTGTCTTCTGGTATGCGTATTAACAAAGCAGGAGATGACGCATCTGGACTTGCAGTGTCTGAGAAAATGAGAACTCAGATTGCTGGTCTTCGACGTGCAGAACAGAATACTGAAGATGGTATGTCCCTCATTCAAACGGCGGAAGGATATCTTCAAGAAACACACGAAATCGTTCAACGTGTTCGTGTACTCGCGGTGCAAGCTGCGAACGGTATCTACTCGGAAGAAGATAGACAACAGATCCAAGTCGAGGTTTCACAGCTAGTGGACGAGATCGATCGTATTGCTTCTCAAGCAGAATTCAACAAAATGAAACTGCTTACAGGAGCTTTTGCTCGTCTCAACCCAACTGCTAGTATGTGGTTCCATATTGGAGCTAACATGCACCAAAGAGAGCGCGTGTACATTGAAACAATGAACACTGCGGCATTAGGATTAAGAAACCCTACGGTTCTTACTTTCATCTCTCTTTCGACTGCAGGTAAAGCAAACTCCGTAATCGGACTTTGTGATGATGCCCTAAGAGTGATCTCTAAACAAAGAGCTGACCTAGGTGCTTATTACAACCGTATGGAGCATGCTGCGAAAGGACTTATGAATGCTTATGAAAACACACAAGCTTCTGAGTCTCGTATCCGTGACACTGACATGGCTGAACAAATGACCAGCTTCACGAGATACCAAATCTTAACTCAGGCTGCTACATCAATGCTTGCGCAAGCGAACATGAAGTCTCAGTCAGTGATGAGATTGCTCCAGTAA
- the fcpB gene encoding flagellar-coiling protein FcpB has product MKIKLILPILLLNFGVFAQTGSSETGSTSAGIDPTQSGKSITETEKELDDNISEVNKRLRLHTVLFKMKVRTLPHRTVLYKGKPSADGERCEAADKQEAQDNTCLHLEVFDFVGSEDGRSGKNLGAKFKKMELFFEGANNADPDPRKEQPRNLTKVRTYIYQNNFVLEDKIISVIVDVAPNGTPAHDDKIELFYQHDDYPVWGTPETPSEKGVGKYILANVENTKTNPIRNNFKKQFYFKNLDYFDKLFTKVFDYNDRDSNKHYKKNVEALKSSLKY; this is encoded by the coding sequence ATGAAAATAAAATTAATTCTCCCCATCCTTTTGCTCAACTTTGGGGTTTTCGCTCAAACTGGTAGCTCGGAAACAGGTTCCACCTCTGCTGGAATTGATCCTACCCAATCCGGTAAATCCATTACTGAGACGGAAAAAGAACTAGATGATAATATTTCTGAAGTGAACAAACGTCTTCGTTTGCACACAGTTTTATTTAAAATGAAAGTGAGAACTCTTCCTCACCGCACTGTCCTTTACAAAGGAAAACCAAGTGCTGATGGAGAAAGATGTGAAGCCGCTGATAAACAAGAAGCACAAGATAACACTTGTTTGCACTTAGAAGTTTTTGACTTTGTGGGAAGCGAAGATGGACGATCCGGAAAAAATCTTGGTGCCAAATTCAAAAAGATGGAACTCTTTTTTGAAGGGGCTAACAATGCGGATCCAGATCCAAGAAAAGAACAACCGCGTAACCTTACAAAAGTTAGAACATATATTTACCAAAACAATTTTGTTTTAGAAGATAAGATCATTTCTGTCATTGTAGACGTTGCACCTAACGGAACACCTGCACATGATGATAAAATCGAACTCTTCTACCAACATGATGACTATCCAGTTTGGGGAACTCCTGAAACTCCATCTGAAAAAGGTGTTGGTAAATACATTCTTGCAAACGTAGAGAATACAAAAACTAACCCAATTCGAAATAATTTCAAAAAACAATTCTATTTCAAGAACTTGGACTACTTCGACAAACTCTTTACAAAGGTTTTCGATTATAACGACCGAGACTCGAATAAACACTACAAGAAAAACGTAGAAGCATTGAAGAGTTCCTTAAAATACTAA
- the ispH gene encoding 4-hydroxy-3-methylbut-2-enyl diphosphate reductase — MLETIYLANPRGFCAGVKYAISYVETAYQENPETPLYVRKEIVHNQRVVEEMKKKGIQFINELGEVPDGATVVFSAHGVSPEVVKEATQRKMKIGDATCPLVTRVHKKARNIKDTHQIIYIGHRGHDEAIGTMGEAEMFLVESPEDVENLKNKITREKPLTYLMQTTLSVEDTKNVVKKIEEVFPYVEHPQKDDICYATTERQEAVQSMLKSVDAMLVIGAENSSNSVRLCQLAKKTRPASFQISRKEDVDPNHIKNSGIKILGITAGASSPQVLVDEIVGEILKHFPDAKVSLFPESREDTMSFKLPKELLKQY, encoded by the coding sequence GTGTTAGAGACAATATATTTGGCGAACCCCCGTGGATTTTGTGCAGGAGTGAAATATGCCATCTCCTATGTGGAGACAGCCTACCAAGAAAATCCAGAGACCCCACTTTATGTTCGTAAAGAAATTGTCCATAACCAAAGAGTTGTGGAAGAAATGAAAAAAAAAGGGATTCAATTCATCAATGAGCTGGGTGAAGTCCCTGATGGTGCCACCGTTGTTTTTTCAGCTCACGGCGTTTCCCCGGAAGTGGTAAAAGAAGCGACCCAAAGGAAAATGAAAATTGGCGATGCGACTTGCCCCCTTGTCACAAGAGTACACAAAAAAGCTCGTAATATCAAAGATACACACCAAATCATTTATATTGGCCACAGAGGTCATGACGAGGCCATAGGAACTATGGGCGAGGCTGAGATGTTTCTTGTCGAATCGCCGGAAGATGTAGAAAATCTAAAAAATAAAATTACTAGAGAAAAACCACTTACTTATCTTATGCAAACCACTCTTTCGGTGGAAGATACAAAGAATGTGGTTAAAAAAATTGAAGAAGTATTTCCCTATGTAGAACACCCGCAAAAAGATGATATCTGTTATGCGACAACGGAAAGACAGGAAGCAGTACAGTCCATGTTAAAATCTGTGGATGCCATGCTTGTCATTGGAGCAGAAAATTCTTCCAACTCCGTAAGACTCTGTCAATTGGCGAAAAAAACAAGACCTGCCAGTTTCCAAATCTCTCGGAAAGAGGATGTAGATCCGAATCATATTAAAAATTCTGGAATTAAAATACTAGGAATCACAGCTGGAGCCTCAAGCCCCCAAGTTCTTGTGGATGAAATTGTGGGTGAAATATTAAAACATTTTCCTGATGCAAAGGTGTCCTTATTTCCAGAAAGCCGAGAGGATACAATGAGTTTCAAACTGCCCAAAGAGTTACTGAAACAATATTAA
- a CDS encoding O-acetylhomoserine aminocarboxypropyltransferase/cysteine synthase family protein, giving the protein MPRNFKPETIALHGGQEPDPTTTSRAVPLYQTTSYVFKDTDHAARLFGLQEFGNIYTRLMNPTTDVLEKRVAALEGGVAALATASGQSAEMLALLNIVEAGQEIVASSSLYGGTYNLLHYTFPKLGIKVHFVDQSDPENFRKASNDKTRAFYAETLGNPKLDTLDIAAVSKVAKEVGVPLVVDNTMPSPFLVNPLKHGADIVVHSLTKFLGGHGTSIGGIIIDGGSFNWGNGKFKNFTEPDPSYHGLKFWEVFGKFEPFGGVNIAFILKARVQGLRDLGPAISPFNAWQILQGVETLPLRMERHSANALKVAEFLSKHPKVEWVNYPGLPSNKNYETAKKYHERGLFGAIVGFEIKGGVEKAKKFIDGLELFSLLANIGDAKSLAIHPASTTHQQLTGPEQISAGVTPGFVRLSVGLENIDDILVDLEEALKNI; this is encoded by the coding sequence ATGCCACGTAATTTTAAACCAGAAACCATCGCACTTCACGGGGGACAAGAACCGGACCCGACGACTACATCAAGGGCCGTACCTTTATACCAAACTACATCCTATGTATTTAAAGACACTGATCATGCAGCAAGGCTATTTGGTCTTCAAGAGTTTGGAAATATCTATACTCGTCTCATGAACCCAACCACTGACGTTTTGGAAAAACGTGTAGCCGCCTTGGAAGGTGGTGTCGCGGCTCTTGCAACGGCTTCAGGACAAAGTGCAGAAATGTTAGCCCTCTTAAACATTGTGGAAGCAGGCCAAGAAATTGTCGCCTCTTCTTCGTTATATGGTGGAACATACAACCTTCTCCACTATACATTTCCCAAACTCGGAATCAAAGTTCACTTTGTTGACCAATCAGATCCAGAAAACTTTCGCAAAGCTTCCAATGATAAAACAAGAGCATTTTATGCAGAAACTCTTGGAAATCCAAAGTTAGATACTCTCGACATTGCAGCAGTGAGTAAAGTCGCAAAAGAAGTGGGAGTTCCTCTTGTGGTTGATAATACAATGCCATCTCCTTTTTTAGTGAACCCACTCAAACATGGTGCAGATATTGTAGTGCACTCTCTCACTAAATTTTTGGGAGGACATGGAACTTCTATTGGAGGAATCATTATCGATGGCGGAAGTTTCAATTGGGGTAACGGAAAATTCAAAAACTTTACAGAACCAGATCCATCTTACCACGGATTAAAATTTTGGGAAGTTTTTGGGAAGTTCGAACCCTTTGGTGGAGTGAATATTGCGTTTATTTTAAAAGCAAGAGTGCAAGGTTTAAGAGACCTTGGTCCTGCCATTTCTCCATTCAATGCATGGCAAATTTTACAAGGTGTAGAAACTCTTCCTCTTCGTATGGAACGCCATTCTGCCAACGCATTAAAAGTTGCTGAATTTTTATCAAAACATCCAAAGGTGGAATGGGTCAACTATCCAGGCCTACCTTCAAACAAAAACTACGAAACTGCTAAAAAATACCATGAACGTGGACTTTTCGGTGCCATTGTAGGATTTGAAATCAAAGGTGGAGTGGAAAAAGCCAAAAAATTCATTGATGGTTTGGAACTTTTTAGCCTACTCGCTAACATCGGTGATGCGAAGTCTCTTGCCATTCATCCGGCTTCCACAACACACCAACAGTTGACAGGACCTGAACAAATTTCTGCGGGAGTCACTCCAGGATTTGTTCGATTGAGTGTAGGACTAGAAAACATTGATGACATTCTGGTAGACTTGGAAGAGGCATTAAAAAATATCTGA
- a CDS encoding RsmE family RNA methyltransferase, with translation MNWILIYENELQENLFVNLTDQRHTHIQTVLKKNLEDQIQVVIPSLGNFLFKIKTFSDSSTTVEKLNLLPDVLEPLPIHTFFSLPRPQTGKKLLHLAGAYGVYSVYFYATETKNKEYWTSPVYTKETLSHLETGLSQTGNCRLPSVIQEKSFLWKNFLKDWKGQVLVLDREGTNFHSLLKAETELLDNCLFVFGPESGWKPEDILFFHENNFPLISLGKINLRTEFAYSALLHQLFSIRNSFHLKLKI, from the coding sequence TTGAATTGGATTCTAATCTATGAAAATGAATTACAAGAAAACCTTTTTGTAAACCTAACAGACCAAAGACATACACATATCCAAACGGTTTTAAAAAAGAATTTGGAAGACCAGATCCAAGTTGTCATTCCTAGTTTAGGTAATTTTCTTTTTAAAATTAAAACCTTTTCTGACTCCTCTACCACTGTAGAAAAATTAAATTTACTTCCTGATGTGTTAGAACCACTCCCCATCCATACTTTCTTTTCCTTACCCAGACCTCAGACGGGAAAAAAACTTCTCCACTTGGCAGGAGCGTATGGAGTATACTCAGTTTATTTTTACGCTACAGAAACAAAAAATAAAGAATACTGGACCTCACCAGTTTACACAAAAGAAACCCTATCACATTTAGAGACAGGCCTTAGCCAAACAGGGAATTGTCGGTTACCTTCGGTCATTCAGGAAAAGTCTTTTCTTTGGAAAAATTTTTTAAAGGATTGGAAGGGACAAGTTTTGGTATTAGACCGAGAAGGGACCAATTTCCATTCCCTTTTAAAAGCAGAAACTGAGCTTTTGGATAACTGCCTGTTTGTATTTGGCCCAGAATCTGGATGGAAACCAGAGGATATTCTCTTCTTTCACGAAAACAATTTTCCACTGATCAGTCTAGGGAAAATCAACTTAAGGACAGAGTTTGCTTACTCTGCACTTTTACACCAATTGTTTTCGATTAGAAACTCATTCCACCTGAAACTAAAAATCTGA
- a CDS encoding DUF1566 domain-containing protein, whose product MDYPSQFDQGGDGIQFYTTAKNHYSPIYLSKKTLIVIKQIEISFTLEGDILFDTFGFYRSKQFLILGIFLLNLFCNPDWKHNSGDPFTKTYWENRLLENDIIAYPRFFFIEGLVTGLNQTPLTILSPSDGSSITVNGNGPFKMFVFASPKYLQLTFPTQPSNVHCMVWDRGNWDGFSLVNVQISCPFAKTIVSGKTLLWDRCTYGSSWNPLGNSLGEGLGDCSRGNPEPLQFCTAADGYDSATNPNACNGGINSQLVSVGAVYRSCVSRNTSKAYQRENWRLPLYTEMFSVIRCSETNTGEITGEDGCLTVGNATKYPGATADPILFPNAQPAHYWGPQTFPGLGDVQVITVNFDPGNESYLNKDLNAFVRCVSDL is encoded by the coding sequence GTGGATTACCCCTCCCAGTTCGATCAGGGCGGGGATGGTATACAATTTTATACCACCGCTAAGAATCATTATTCTCCTATTTATTTGTCAAAAAAAACTTTAATTGTAATCAAACAAATTGAGATTAGTTTTACTTTGGAGGGAGACATTTTGTTTGATACGTTTGGTTTCTATAGATCAAAACAGTTTTTGATCTTGGGGATTTTCCTATTAAATCTTTTTTGTAATCCCGACTGGAAACACAATTCAGGCGATCCATTTACGAAAACATATTGGGAAAATCGATTATTAGAAAATGACATCATTGCTTACCCTCGATTTTTCTTCATAGAAGGACTGGTCACTGGTTTAAACCAAACCCCACTCACCATTCTTTCTCCATCGGACGGAAGTTCGATCACTGTCAATGGAAATGGACCATTTAAGATGTTTGTATTTGCCTCTCCCAAATATCTGCAACTGACTTTCCCAACACAACCTTCCAATGTTCATTGTATGGTTTGGGACCGTGGAAATTGGGACGGATTCAGTCTCGTCAATGTTCAAATTTCCTGCCCATTTGCTAAAACCATTGTTTCTGGGAAAACTCTGTTATGGGATCGTTGTACTTATGGTTCTTCTTGGAATCCATTGGGGAATAGTCTTGGAGAGGGGTTAGGTGACTGCTCTCGTGGCAATCCCGAGCCATTACAGTTTTGTACCGCAGCAGACGGTTATGATTCTGCTACAAATCCTAATGCTTGCAATGGAGGAATCAATTCACAGTTAGTTAGTGTTGGTGCCGTGTATCGTTCCTGTGTTAGTCGCAACACTTCAAAAGCCTACCAAAGAGAAAACTGGAGACTTCCTTTATATACTGAAATGTTTTCTGTGATTCGTTGTAGTGAAACTAACACGGGAGAAATTACAGGGGAAGACGGGTGTTTAACCGTAGGTAATGCTACTAAATACCCAGGAGCCACAGCAGATCCAATTTTATTTCCCAATGCACAACCAGCTCATTATTGGGGTCCACAAACGTTTCCGGGATTAGGAGATGTCCAAGTAATCACTGTAAATTTTGACCCTGGGAATGAATCTTATTTGAATAAAGATTTGAATGCATTTGTTCGTTGCGTTTCGGATTTATAG
- the metW gene encoding methionine biosynthesis protein MetW → MNIHTNEALGLDLKNRPDISYIANLVKPGERVLDLGCGYGELMLILKNKGVRVQGIEKDDKCIIQCVKKSLYVHHGDIDDGLKHHLDHSFDFVILNQTIQQTLNPGEIIKECLRIGKQVIIVFPNFSHWQIRASILLSGKTPVTDLMPFHWYDTPNLHYLSGKDFEDFCEFERIKVLHRAFFNRTRQIKLFPNLFATLALFVIRA, encoded by the coding sequence TTGAACATTCACACAAATGAAGCCCTTGGTTTGGATTTAAAAAATAGACCAGACATTTCCTATATTGCGAATTTAGTCAAACCAGGTGAGAGAGTTTTGGACCTGGGTTGTGGATACGGCGAACTTATGTTAATTTTAAAAAACAAAGGAGTCAGAGTCCAAGGTATCGAAAAAGATGATAAATGTATCATCCAATGTGTAAAAAAAAGTTTATATGTTCATCATGGTGATATTGATGATGGCTTAAAACATCATTTGGATCATAGTTTTGATTTTGTAATTCTGAACCAAACCATCCAGCAGACCTTAAATCCTGGGGAGATTATAAAAGAATGTTTGCGTATTGGAAAACAAGTAATCATAGTGTTTCCCAATTTTTCACATTGGCAAATTCGTGCTTCCATCCTTCTCAGCGGGAAAACTCCTGTCACTGATCTTATGCCTTTCCATTGGTATGACACACCTAACTTACATTATTTATCAGGAAAAGACTTTGAGGATTTTTGTGAGTTTGAAAGGATAAAAGTTTTACACAGAGCTTTTTTTAATCGAACCAGACAGATTAAACTGTTTCCAAACTTATTTGCCACATTGGCTTTGTTTGTAATAAGAGCTTAA
- the ilvA gene encoding threonine ammonia-lyase IlvA, with the protein MKLEIESAYKAIHQVVSKTPLQLHSKLSEKFGATIFIKREDLQIVRSYKIRGAYHLIQNLSAEERQKGVVCASAGNHAQGVAYSCKVLNLRGVIYMPEVTPKQKIKQVKMFGDKWIEVVLVGDTFDDCQTLALEYAKTHNMVFVPPFDHIKIMEGQGTVAKEILEEESGIDYVFLPIGGGGLCAGVGSYFKDKSPNTKIIGVEPFGAPSMTEALNQGKPVALDKIDKFVDGAAVKKVGDKTFPICKEVLSDMLLVQEGKVCTTLLKLYNEDAIVAEPAGALSISALDLYADQIRGKKVVCILSGGNNDIDRMQEIKERSLLYEGLKHYFIVRFAQKPGSLKQFVNEILGPNDDIVRFEFIQKNNKESGPALIGIELKSKDDFQSLLERMNVFHLNYTLVNQDENLFEYLV; encoded by the coding sequence ATGAAATTAGAAATCGAATCTGCTTACAAAGCGATCCATCAGGTTGTTTCAAAAACTCCATTACAATTGCATTCAAAATTATCAGAGAAATTCGGTGCAACCATATTCATCAAAAGAGAAGACTTACAAATAGTTCGTTCTTATAAAATTCGAGGTGCTTATCATTTAATTCAAAATTTATCTGCTGAAGAAAGACAAAAGGGAGTTGTTTGTGCAAGTGCAGGCAATCATGCCCAAGGTGTGGCGTATTCCTGTAAAGTTTTGAATCTTCGTGGTGTGATTTACATGCCAGAAGTCACTCCTAAACAAAAAATTAAGCAAGTCAAAATGTTTGGTGATAAATGGATTGAAGTTGTGTTAGTTGGCGACACTTTTGATGATTGCCAGACACTTGCTTTAGAATATGCTAAAACACATAATATGGTATTTGTTCCACCTTTTGACCATATCAAAATTATGGAAGGACAAGGAACTGTTGCTAAAGAAATTTTAGAGGAAGAGTCCGGAATCGATTATGTTTTCCTTCCCATTGGTGGAGGCGGATTATGTGCAGGTGTAGGGAGTTACTTTAAAGATAAATCTCCCAACACCAAAATCATTGGTGTCGAACCATTCGGTGCTCCTTCTATGACTGAAGCTCTTAATCAAGGGAAACCCGTTGCTTTAGACAAAATTGATAAATTTGTCGATGGTGCTGCAGTCAAAAAAGTGGGGGATAAAACTTTTCCAATCTGTAAGGAAGTCCTTTCTGATATGTTACTCGTTCAAGAAGGGAAAGTTTGTACCACTCTTTTGAAATTGTACAACGAAGATGCGATCGTGGCAGAACCTGCAGGTGCTCTTAGCATTTCTGCTTTGGATTTGTATGCAGATCAAATCCGGGGGAAAAAAGTAGTTTGTATTTTGAGCGGTGGGAATAACGACATTGATCGAATGCAAGAAATCAAAGAAAGATCACTGCTTTATGAAGGCTTAAAACATTATTTTATTGTTCGGTTTGCCCAGAAACCTGGTTCATTAAAACAATTTGTAAATGAAATTCTTGGTCCAAATGATGATATTGTTCGCTTTGAATTCATTCAAAAAAATAATAAGGAATCTGGACCTGCCTTGATCGGTATTGAGTTAAAATCGAAAGACGATTTTCAATCTTTGTTAGAACGAATGAACGTATTTCATTTAAATTATACATTAGTCAATCAGGATGAGAATTTATTCGAATATTTGGTTTAA
- the fliN gene encoding flagellar motor switch protein FliN, protein MGEGSLSQEDIDALLGGFSGGASTPAGGGSGGGGGLDDLDALVGGGGGDDNGPSFADIAAALGPSATPAPARSGAKTQSGSGNNTANLNLLLDVTLQLTIELGRTTMFIKDVLQLTEGTVVELDKNIGEELDILANGKLVGRGKLIILDDYYGVQITQIVDPMERLGGPAFL, encoded by the coding sequence ATGGGTGAAGGTTCACTATCGCAAGAAGACATAGACGCATTACTTGGCGGTTTTAGTGGCGGAGCGAGTACTCCTGCTGGTGGTGGTTCTGGCGGCGGCGGTGGTCTTGATGATTTGGATGCCCTCGTTGGTGGTGGAGGAGGTGACGACAATGGTCCTTCCTTTGCTGATATTGCTGCTGCCTTAGGTCCAAGTGCCACTCCCGCACCGGCAAGATCGGGAGCAAAGACTCAATCTGGTTCCGGCAACAATACAGCAAACCTCAACTTACTATTAGATGTTACTCTTCAGTTAACCATTGAACTTGGTCGAACCACAATGTTTATTAAAGATGTTCTCCAACTCACGGAAGGAACAGTCGTGGAGTTAGATAAAAATATTGGGGAAGAGTTGGATATCTTAGCCAATGGCAAACTGGTTGGCCGAGGAAAACTCATTATCTTAGATGATTATTACGGAGTTCAAATCACTCAAATTGTAGATCCGATGGAAAGACTAGGTGGACCTGCCTTTTTATAA
- a CDS encoding AAA family ATPase, which translates to MSNSQSHLDYFKAKELFASELKNANYQFVQEKEETLFRFRTENASKDKILDCLGIVRNYIENFRIYNFEEGYISIQALNENLFEPQKNLSGKFRIRFSFKSDLKVECSKQGDFSTKEIQTILSLYLFLKAEGGEAKDPKIILHQLGAEVYDPLMEKAKGNDLGFDSIFGYDGVKAQILESLVFPILKPEPFFEITKLTRKKPSPNLPRAVLFEGEPGVGKTSMAKIVSHLCGVPMVYVPIESILSKYYGESSQNLAMVFDAAALFPKCMLFLDEIDSLATSREDGLFEATRNLLSVLLRKLDGFAERSGTITIGATNRKNDLDSALLSRFDRKIYFPLPNGEERAQILEGYAKQLSKNDHRKLAEALEGASGRNLKDYCDYVERRWITKNWEKGENLQAPEISFYLESLPDFGWKR; encoded by the coding sequence ATGTCCAATTCACAATCCCACCTGGATTACTTCAAGGCCAAGGAACTCTTCGCTTCTGAACTAAAGAATGCGAATTATCAGTTTGTTCAGGAAAAAGAAGAAACCCTATTTCGATTCCGGACTGAAAATGCGAGTAAAGACAAAATCCTCGACTGCCTAGGAATTGTGAGAAATTATATCGAAAATTTCCGGATCTATAATTTTGAAGAAGGATACATCAGTATCCAAGCATTAAATGAAAATCTATTTGAACCCCAAAAGAACCTTTCTGGTAAGTTTCGGATTCGGTTTTCATTTAAATCGGATTTAAAAGTAGAATGTTCCAAACAAGGTGATTTTTCTACCAAAGAAATCCAGACCATTCTTAGCCTCTATTTGTTTCTAAAAGCGGAAGGGGGCGAAGCCAAAGATCCAAAAATCATCCTTCACCAACTCGGAGCTGAAGTTTACGATCCCCTTATGGAAAAAGCCAAAGGAAATGATTTAGGATTTGATTCTATTTTTGGTTATGATGGGGTGAAGGCCCAAATTTTAGAAAGTTTGGTATTCCCCATTTTGAAACCAGAACCTTTTTTTGAAATCACCAAACTCACCCGTAAAAAACCAAGCCCCAACCTCCCGCGTGCTGTCCTGTTTGAAGGCGAACCGGGAGTGGGAAAAACGAGTATGGCCAAAATAGTTTCCCATCTCTGCGGGGTTCCTATGGTTTATGTGCCCATTGAATCCATCTTAAGTAAATACTATGGAGAATCCTCTCAGAACTTAGCTATGGTTTTTGATGCAGCGGCGCTTTTTCCGAAATGTATGCTCTTTTTAGATGAAATAGATTCCCTTGCTACATCCAGAGAGGACGGGTTATTTGAGGCGACTCGAAACTTACTCAGTGTTCTCCTTCGGAAACTAGACGGATTTGCCGAACGAAGTGGAACCATTACCATTGGTGCCACCAACAGAAAAAACGATCTAGACTCTGCCCTTCTTTCCCGATTTGACAGAAAAATCTATTTTCCTTTGCCGAATGGAGAAGAAAGGGCACAGATTTTGGAAGGATATGCCAAACAATTAAGCAAAAATGATCACAGGAAATTGGCAGAAGCCTTAGAGGGAGCTTCGGGAAGAAACCTGAAGGATTATTGTGACTATGTGGAGCGGCGCTGGATCACTAAAAACTGGGAAAAAGGCGAAAATTTACAGGCTCCAGAAATCTCCTTTTATTTAGAATCCCTGCCAGATTTTGGATGGAAACGCTAA
- the metX gene encoding homoserine O-acetyltransferase MetX, giving the protein MPTSEQNEFFRGSVGVVQTQVVRFDSFTLEGGESITPLEIAYETYGTLNEKKDNAILVCHALSGDAHAAGFHEGDKRPGWWDFYIGPGKAFDTNRYFIISSNVIGGCKGSSGPLTTNAKTGKPYQSTFPFVSIGDMVNAQEKLISSFGIHKLFAVAGGSMGGMQALQWSVAYPDRLKNCIVMASSSEHSAQQIAFNEVGRQAILSDPNWNQGLYTQENRPSKGLALARMMGHITYLSDEMMREKFGRKPPKGNIQSTDFAVGSYLIYQGESFVDRFDANSYIYVTKALDHFSLGTGKELTKVLAKVRCRFLVVAYTSDWLYPPYQSEEIVKSLEVNAVPVSFVELNNPAGHDSFLLPSEQQDSILRDFLGSTDEGVFL; this is encoded by the coding sequence ATGCCTACCTCCGAACAAAACGAGTTTTTCCGCGGATCCGTAGGTGTCGTACAGACGCAAGTTGTCAGATTTGACTCTTTTACTTTAGAGGGGGGTGAGTCCATCACTCCTCTTGAAATTGCCTATGAAACCTATGGCACACTGAACGAAAAAAAGGACAATGCGATCCTTGTTTGTCATGCACTATCCGGAGATGCCCATGCTGCTGGATTTCATGAAGGTGACAAACGTCCAGGCTGGTGGGATTTTTATATCGGCCCAGGTAAAGCCTTTGATACCAATCGGTATTTCATCATTTCTTCTAATGTAATCGGCGGTTGTAAGGGTTCTAGTGGTCCATTGACAACCAATGCCAAAACGGGTAAACCCTACCAATCCACCTTTCCCTTTGTCTCCATTGGAGATATGGTAAATGCTCAGGAAAAACTGATCAGTTCTTTTGGAATTCATAAATTATTTGCAGTCGCAGGTGGTTCGATGGGGGGAATGCAAGCCTTACAATGGTCAGTGGCATATCCTGATCGATTGAAAAATTGTATTGTGATGGCATCATCCTCAGAACACTCCGCCCAACAAATTGCCTTTAACGAAGTGGGAAGACAAGCCATCCTTTCTGATCCCAACTGGAACCAAGGATTGTACACCCAGGAAAATAGACCATCCAAGGGACTAGCTCTTGCACGTATGATGGGCCACATCACTTATCTTAGTGATGAAATGATGAGAGAAAAATTTGGTCGTAAACCGCCCAAAGGAAATATTCAATCCACTGATTTTGCTGTGGGAAGTTATTTGATTTACCAAGGGGAATCCTTTGTTGATCGTTTTGATGCAAACTCTTATATTTATGTAACGAAAGCATTAGATCATTTTAGTTTAGGAACAGGAAAAGAATTAACCAAAGTTTTAGCAAAAGTGAGATGCCGATTCTTGGTAGTTGCCTATACTTCAGACTGGCTATATCCGCCTTATCAATCGGAAGAAATTGTCAAATCTTTAGAAGTGAATGCAGTACCTGTTAGTTTTGTGGAACTCAACAATCCGGCAGGTCATGATAGTTTTTTATTACCAAGTGAACAACAAGACTCGATCCTAAGAGATTTTTTAGGTTCTACGGATGAAGGAGTTTTCCTTTGA